A window from Streptomyces sp. NBC_00335 encodes these proteins:
- a CDS encoding TetR/AcrR family transcriptional regulator, giving the protein MDQDSGLRERLIDVGVELVTSEGTAALGLREIARRAGVSHGAPRRYFATHHALLSAIARRGFEELDSRIPAAMAGPGADDPRGQVRALGRAYVGYALEHRGMFELMFRHDLLDGSGQDGPPQARLRDSTLPLFELLVSLVARCGTAEAPRITAAAYWANLHGVAQLWAWGRLPLVLDGDPEASVDRVVDAALDAHLPVRRP; this is encoded by the coding sequence ATGGATCAGGACAGCGGGCTGCGCGAGCGGCTCATCGACGTCGGTGTGGAGCTCGTGACGAGCGAAGGGACCGCCGCGCTCGGGCTGCGCGAGATCGCCCGCCGCGCCGGGGTGTCCCACGGGGCTCCCCGGCGGTACTTCGCCACCCACCACGCCCTGCTGTCCGCCATCGCCCGGCGCGGGTTCGAGGAACTCGACTCCCGCATCCCCGCCGCGATGGCGGGCCCGGGGGCGGACGACCCGCGCGGGCAGGTGCGGGCGCTGGGGCGGGCGTACGTCGGCTACGCGCTGGAGCACCGCGGCATGTTCGAGCTGATGTTCCGCCACGACCTGCTGGACGGCAGCGGGCAGGACGGGCCGCCGCAGGCCCGGCTCCGGGACTCCACGCTGCCGCTGTTCGAGCTGCTCGTCTCCCTGGTCGCCCGGTGCGGAACCGCCGAAGCCCCCCGCATCACCGCCGCCGCGTACTGGGCCAATCTGCACGGCGTGGCGCAGCTGTGGGCCTGGGGCCGTCTGCCGCTCGTCCTCGACGGCGATCCGGAGGCCTCCGTCGACCGGGTGGTCGACGCCGCCCTGGACGCCCACCTGCCGGTGCGCCGCCCGTGA
- a CDS encoding LysR family transcriptional regulator: protein MTLDDLRVFVAVCRAGSLSAVARDLGRTQSAVSQHIRRLEKETGTALLERHPRGVSPTGAGLILRAAAADGIAGLDGALRRLDDLVRGDGGSVRVTTGATTVRHFMAEAIVAFRRGHPRASLEFQTENSSRSCFEALSAEDLDLAWITIGGPVRGIEQRPVMRLPWVLAVRADDPLAARSRLEPADLGAVRHIRLPENSTSRAQLDAALAEAGIRISSDTSAADWDTALLLAELGLGHAVVPALPGWQVPGSDGPLRLVPVPALPPLAVGWAVRRWSALSPLARAFADEVARSCVARATVPGQP, encoded by the coding sequence GTGACCCTCGATGATCTCCGCGTCTTCGTCGCCGTCTGCCGGGCCGGCAGCCTCAGTGCCGTCGCCCGCGACCTCGGCCGCACCCAGTCCGCCGTCAGCCAGCACATCCGCCGTCTGGAGAAGGAGACCGGCACCGCGCTCCTGGAGCGCCATCCGCGCGGGGTGTCGCCCACCGGGGCCGGTCTGATCCTCCGGGCGGCCGCCGCCGACGGCATCGCCGGGCTCGACGGAGCCCTGCGCCGGCTCGACGACCTGGTACGGGGCGACGGCGGCTCGGTCCGCGTCACCACCGGGGCCACCACCGTGCGGCACTTCATGGCCGAGGCGATCGTCGCCTTCCGGCGCGGCCACCCCCGGGCCAGCCTGGAGTTCCAGACCGAGAACTCCAGCCGTAGCTGCTTCGAAGCCCTCTCCGCCGAGGACCTCGACCTCGCGTGGATCACCATCGGCGGCCCCGTGCGGGGCATCGAACAGCGCCCCGTCATGCGGCTGCCCTGGGTTCTGGCGGTCCGCGCCGACGACCCCCTGGCCGCCCGCTCCCGGCTGGAGCCGGCCGACCTCGGCGCCGTCCGCCACATCCGGCTGCCGGAGAACTCCACCTCCCGCGCCCAGCTCGACGCCGCCCTCGCCGAAGCGGGCATCCGGATCAGCTCCGACACCAGCGCCGCCGACTGGGACACCGCCCTCCTCCTCGCCGAACTGGGCCTCGGCCACGCCGTCGTACCGGCGCTGCCCGGCTGGCAGGTCCCCGGATCAGACGGACCGCTGCGCCTCGTGCCGGTCCCCGCGCTGCCGCCGCTCGCCGTCGGCTGGGCCGTCCGGCGCTGGTCCGCCCTCTCCCCGCTCGCCCGCGCCTTCGCCGACGAGGTGGCCCGCAGCTGCGTGGCCCGCGCGACCGTCCCCGGGCAGCCCTGA
- a CDS encoding DUF6158 family protein, with amino-acid sequence MAEREAREAGPSAGGLEEGRLMKELEAIHRTRHETLLHGSEDALVTHTRRMAELEREYVRRHPERAQTTGRTRSGARARTGTEEQG; translated from the coding sequence ATGGCGGAGCGCGAAGCCCGCGAGGCCGGGCCGTCGGCGGGCGGGCTGGAAGAGGGCCGCCTGATGAAGGAGCTCGAAGCCATCCACCGCACGCGTCACGAGACCCTGCTGCACGGATCGGAGGACGCGCTGGTCACGCACACCCGGCGGATGGCGGAGCTGGAGCGCGAGTACGTACGCCGCCACCCGGAACGCGCCCAGACCACGGGCCGCACCCGCTCGGGCGCCCGCGCCCGCACGGGAACGGAAGAACAGGGCTGA